One window of the Lycorma delicatula isolate Av1 chromosome 3, ASM4794821v1, whole genome shotgun sequence genome contains the following:
- the Usp39 gene encoding ubiquitin specific protease 39 gives MTSTNSDLDRKRKADIFDIDPISDSEDDNFVPKIGKIQTHRLCPYLDTINRQVLDFDFEKLCSISLSRINVYACLVCGKYFQGRGMNTHAYTHSVAESHHVFLNLLTLKFYCLPDNYEIVDSSLDDIKYVLNPTFTSDHIRHLDSSNKLSRAIDGTLYLPGIVGLNNIKANDYCNVVLQALSHVTPLRDFFLREINYARVKRPPGDSSFLLVQRFGELMRKLWNPRNFKAHVSPHEMLQAVVLWSRKKFQFTEQGDPIDFLSWFLNALHIALNGTKKPDSSIIYKTFLGAMKIHSRKIPPVELEDGQRAALQLTDEYAEKTTSSPFLYLTCDLPPPPLFKDEIMENIIPQVNLYTLLTKFNNETEKEYKTYKENFLKRFEITRLPPYLILYIKRFTKNTFFVEKNPTIVNFPVKNIDFGDILTPEVKARHKNTVYDLVANIVHDGEPTRGTYRVHVLHKGTGKWYEMQDLHVTDILPQMITLTEAYIQIYELKTENIIS, from the exons atgacttcTACTAACTCAGATctagacagaaaaagaaaggCAGATATATTTGATATCGATCCTATAAGTGATAGTGAAGATGATAATTTCG ttccaAAGATAGGAAAAATTCAGACACATCGATTATGCCCATATTTAGATACCATAAATAGACAAGTGctagattttgattttgaaaaactCTGCTCCATATCACTctcaagaataaatgtttatgcTTGTTTAGTCtgtggaaaatattttcaag GAAGAGGTATGAATACCCATGCTTACACACATAGTGTTGCTGAAAGCCATCATGTATTTTTGAATCTACTTaccttaaaattttactgtttacctGATAATTATGAGATTGTTG ATTCATCATTAGATGATATAAAATATGTTCTAAACCCAACTTTTACATCAGATCACATTCGTCATTTAGATTCAAGTAACAAATTGTCACGTGCTATTGATGGCACGTTATATCTTCCAGGAATTGTTggtcttaataatattaaagctaATGACTATTGTAATGTTGTATTACAg gcTCTGTCACATGTTACACCACTTAGAGATTTTTTCTTACGTGAAATAAATTATGCACGAGTTAAACGGCCTCCAGGAGATAGCAGCTTCTTATTAGTTCAGAGATTTGGAGAACTAATGCGTAAACTTTGGAATCCTCGTAATTTCAAAGCACACGTATCTCCACATGAAATGCTGCAGGCAGTTGTGTTATggagtagaaaaaaatttcagttcacaGAACAAG gtGATCCTATTGATTTTTTATCATGGTTTCTTAATGCATTACATATAGCATTAAATGGAACTAAGAAGCCCGAttcatcaattatttataaaacatttcttgGAGCAATGAAGATACACAGTAGGAAGATTCCTCCTGTTGAGTTAGAAGACGGGCAAAGAGCAGCATTGCAGTTAACTGATGAATATGCGGAAAAAACTACCTCATCAccatttctttatttaacatGTGATCTTCCACCACCACCATTATTTAAGGatgaaattatggaaaatattatCCCACAG GTTAATCTTTACACTTTGCTGACAAAATTCAACAATGAAACTGAAAAAGAGTACAAAACATATAAAGAAAACTTCTTGAAGAGATTTGAAATTACAAGACTTCCTCCTTATCTCATCTTGTATATTAAG agatttacaaaaaatactttctttgtgGAGAAAAATCCTACCATTGTAAACTTTCCTgttaa aaacatTGATTTTGGAGACATTCTTACCCCAGAAGTTAAAGCACGacataaaaatacagtttacGACTTAGTTGCTAATATTGTACATGATGGAGAACCTACTAGAGGAACATATAGAGTACATGTCCTTcataaa ggcACTGGTAAATGGTATGAAATGCAAGATCTTCATGTCACTGATATTCTACCACAAATGATTACACTTACTGAAGCATATATTCAg atatatgaattgaaaactgaaaacataaTCAGCTGA